A genomic stretch from Desulfurobacterium atlanticum includes:
- the mqnE gene encoding aminofutalosine synthase MqnE encodes MDKVINFIKDKKLISVAEKIFSGERLDFDDGLKLFESNDLLSIGYLASYVNEKKNQDRVYFNVNVHITPTNICIGTCKFCAFRKDKGDEGAYELTIEKILEKLDSLNLDGVTEVHIVGGLHPDWGYEYYLEMVKRIKERYPFIQIKAFTAEEIKYIAERGGKSVEDTLKEFKEVGLSSMPGGGGEIFNPEVRSKLCPEKISAKEYLDIHKTAHRLGIKTNATMLFGHVESYRDRVEHLLMLREAQDETGGFQAFIPLAFHPINTRIEGADYTTAVDEIKTLAVSRLLLDNFDHIKAYWIMLGEKVAQLSLFYGVDDLDGTVVEEEITQAAGAKAGKYMPKERLIRLIREAGKTPVERDALYNIINVY; translated from the coding sequence ATGGATAAGGTAATCAATTTTATTAAAGATAAGAAGTTGATTTCTGTGGCAGAAAAGATTTTTTCGGGAGAGCGGCTTGATTTTGATGATGGTTTAAAGCTTTTTGAAAGCAATGATTTGCTCTCTATAGGGTATCTTGCATCCTATGTTAATGAAAAGAAAAATCAGGATAGGGTCTATTTTAATGTAAATGTCCATATTACGCCTACAAATATATGTATCGGAACGTGTAAATTTTGTGCTTTTAGAAAAGACAAAGGGGATGAAGGTGCGTATGAATTAACGATAGAGAAAATTCTTGAAAAGCTTGATTCCTTAAATCTTGATGGAGTTACAGAGGTTCACATAGTCGGCGGTTTGCATCCTGATTGGGGGTATGAATACTATCTTGAAATGGTAAAAAGGATAAAGGAGAGGTATCCTTTTATTCAGATAAAAGCTTTCACTGCAGAAGAGATAAAGTATATAGCAGAAAGAGGTGGTAAAAGTGTAGAGGATACTTTAAAGGAGTTTAAAGAGGTCGGGCTTTCTTCAATGCCAGGTGGCGGTGGAGAGATTTTTAATCCTGAAGTGAGAAGTAAGCTTTGTCCTGAAAAGATTTCAGCGAAAGAGTATCTTGATATTCATAAAACTGCTCACAGGCTTGGCATAAAAACCAATGCGACGATGCTTTTTGGGCATGTTGAATCTTACAGAGATAGGGTGGAACATCTTCTTATGCTTCGTGAAGCTCAGGATGAGACGGGCGGTTTTCAGGCGTTTATTCCCCTTGCATTTCATCCGATAAATACAAGGATAGAGGGGGCTGATTATACTACTGCCGTTGATGAGATAAAAACACTTGCCGTTTCACGGCTTCTCCTTGATAATTTTGACCACATTAAAGCTTACTGGATAATGTTAGGTGAGAAGGTTGCACAGCTTTCGCTGTTTTACGGTGTTGATGACCTTGATGGAACTGTTGTTGAAGAGGAGATAACACAAGCGGCAGGAGCTAAAGCAGGAAAATATATGCCTAAAGAGAGACTTATTAGACTTATAAGAGAAGCTGGCAAAACACCTGTTGAAAGAGATGCTCTGTATAATATAATTAATGTATATTAA
- the mqnE gene encoding aminofutalosine synthase MqnE — translation MSLREDIERFAEDRDLLKIYEKIESGERLDFEDGLKLFETTDILTLGRLASYVNEKKNGKLVYFVVNRHINPTNICIGNCKFCAFRKDKGDEGAYELTIEEILKKAGEYVDKGITEIHLVGGLHPDWSYDYYLEMIRELHRAYPDINIQAFTAEEIDYLSRIGKKDVEEVLFDLVRAGLGSIPAGGAEIFNSKIRNSLCPEKLTAQRYLDIHKTAHRFGLRSNASILYGHVESYRDRVEHLLMLREAQDETGGFQAFLSFAYHPENTALGGKKTTGFDDLKMLSVSRLLLDNFPHIRAFWIMLGEKLAQTSLFFGVDDLDGTVVEEEITRCAGADTGSYMPKSRLIKLIKEAGKIPVERDSVYNVVNVYYGEE, via the coding sequence ATGAGCTTGAGAGAAGATATTGAAAGGTTTGCAGAGGATAGAGATCTGCTTAAGATTTATGAAAAGATAGAATCTGGTGAACGGCTTGATTTTGAGGATGGTTTAAAACTTTTTGAGACCACAGATATTCTTACACTCGGCAGACTTGCTTCTTACGTTAATGAGAAAAAGAATGGAAAACTTGTTTATTTTGTTGTTAATAGACACATAAATCCGACTAACATCTGTATAGGAAACTGTAAATTTTGTGCTTTCAGAAAAGATAAAGGTGATGAAGGGGCTTATGAGCTAACGATAGAAGAGATTTTGAAAAAAGCCGGTGAGTATGTTGATAAAGGGATAACAGAGATTCACCTTGTTGGCGGACTTCATCCTGACTGGAGTTATGACTACTATCTTGAGATGATTAGGGAACTTCACAGAGCCTATCCAGATATTAACATTCAGGCTTTTACTGCAGAGGAGATAGACTATCTTTCCAGAATAGGTAAGAAAGATGTGGAAGAGGTTCTGTTTGACCTTGTAAGGGCGGGACTTGGTTCAATCCCTGCCGGTGGGGCAGAAATCTTTAACAGTAAAATCAGGAACTCTTTGTGTCCTGAAAAACTTACAGCTCAAAGATATCTTGATATTCATAAAACTGCCCACAGGTTCGGTTTAAGGAGCAACGCTTCCATCCTTTACGGGCATGTTGAATCTTACAGGGACAGGGTGGAGCATCTTCTCATGCTTAGAGAAGCTCAGGATGAGACAGGTGGCTTTCAGGCTTTTCTCTCTTTTGCTTACCATCCTGAGAATACGGCTCTTGGCGGGAAGAAAACTACAGGGTTTGATGACTTAAAAATGCTATCTGTGTCAAGGCTTTTACTTGATAATTTTCCTCATATAAGGGCTTTCTGGATAATGCTTGGCGAAAAACTTGCTCAAACTTCTCTTTTCTTTGGTGTTGATGACCTTGACGGAACTGTTGTTGAAGAAGAGATAACCCGCTGTGCAGGTGCGGATACCGGAAGTTATATGCCTAAAAGCCGTCTTATTAAGCTTATAAAGGAAGCCGGTAAAATTCCCGTGGAGAGAGACTCTGTTTATAACGTTGTTAATGTTTACTATGGAGAAGAGTAA
- a CDS encoding metal-dependent transcriptional regulator yields MEEKLPPRLEDYLETIYLLEIEKGVARVKDIASERGVRMPTVSDVLKRLSERGFVDYEPYGTVKITSKGRLYAERLLEKHRILEEFMREILKLPDNLAETEGCLLEHHLSGNTVERIGRLTQFLKEKGLIDELERRY; encoded by the coding sequence ATGGAAGAGAAACTACCTCCCCGTCTTGAAGATTATCTTGAAACGATATATCTACTTGAGATAGAAAAAGGTGTTGCAAGGGTTAAGGATATAGCCTCTGAAAGGGGCGTCAGAATGCCAACTGTTTCTGATGTGTTGAAAAGGCTTTCTGAGAGAGGATTTGTTGATTATGAGCCTTACGGAACTGTAAAAATCACTTCTAAAGGAAGGTTGTATGCTGAGCGGTTGCTGGAGAAGCACAGGATTCTTGAAGAGTTTATGAGAGAGATTCTTAAGCTTCCTGATAATCTTGCAGAAACGGAAGGTTGTTTACTTGAGCACCATTTAAGTGGTAATACGGTAGAACGTATAGGGAGATTAACACAATTTTTAAAAGAGAAAGGATTGATAGATGAGCTTGAGAGAAGATATTGA
- the speD gene encoding adenosylmethionine decarboxylase — protein MAKTLGVHIVADMYGCDPEILKSADRMAEIFEGAVKEANLNKLSSHFHQFYPHGATGVIVISESHLSFHTWPEHGYVAIDVYTCGDHSLAFKAFDYIMEKLNPERVEKEVHFRGVIDESEEVEFASSNYSVEA, from the coding sequence ATGGCCAAGACTCTCGGCGTCCACATTGTAGCGGACATGTACGGATGTGATCCAGAAATCTTAAAATCAGCCGACAGAATGGCTGAAATTTTTGAGGGTGCTGTAAAAGAAGCAAACCTCAACAAACTATCTTCTCACTTTCATCAGTTTTACCCCCACGGTGCTACAGGGGTAATAGTAATATCAGAATCCCACCTGTCATTCCACACCTGGCCAGAACACGGCTATGTGGCGATAGATGTTTACACTTGCGGTGACCATTCTCTTGCGTTTAAAGCTTTTGACTACATTATGGAAAAACTAAACCCTGAAAGAGTGGAGAAAGAGGTCCACTTTAGAGGGGTGATTGATGAAAGTGAGGAGGTAGAATTTGCTTCCTCAAACTATTCAGTAGAAGCTTAA
- a CDS encoding TraR/DksA family transcriptional regulator, with translation MKGNKCLTPEQLKELKAILEERRKELIEDIKRGILEEASSEREVGDLVDMSTEEILRTFEMRIRDREAKYLKKIEKALRKIEEGTYGICEECGKCISYERLRLRPVAELCINCKLKQEKLERKFEAE, from the coding sequence ATGAAAGGGAATAAATGTTTGACTCCAGAACAGCTAAAAGAGCTGAAAGCGATTCTTGAAGAGCGCAGGAAAGAGCTTATAGAAGATATTAAACGAGGAATATTGGAAGAAGCAAGCAGTGAAAGAGAGGTTGGAGACCTTGTTGATATGTCAACAGAAGAGATTTTGAGAACTTTTGAGATGAGAATCAGAGACAGAGAGGCAAAATATCTTAAGAAGATAGAAAAAGCTTTAAGGAAGATAGAAGAAGGAACTTACGGAATATGTGAGGAGTGTGGAAAGTGTATCTCTTATGAAAGATTGCGATTAAGACCTGTAGCCGAGCTTTGTATAAACTGTAAGTTGAAACAGGAGAAGCTTGAAAGGAAATTTGAAGCAGAATAA
- the mraY gene encoding phospho-N-acetylmuramoyl-pentapeptide-transferase has protein sequence MFYWLFYAVLGINLFKYITFRLLYATMTAIVAGFFIYPRLKKFLDGMQFEQTIKEFMPETHKKKRVPTMGGVLILSAFTLAVILWNRLDNLFVWLVLFSAVGFGLIGFVDDYIKAKLKNPEGLSEKKKLICQIIVSFTIAVILYASGFSTVLYFPVFKHLHLNLGILFILWVIFVIVGASNAVNLTDGLDGLAIGPVITTSLVFLVYAYVAGHARFSSYLHLPYISGAGELSIVCGAVIGASLVFLWFNTYPAEVFMGDVGSLALGAILGTVAVIVKQEFVLAIAGGVFVMETISVIIQRLYFKYTKRRFGEGRRVFLMAPIHHHFEKKGWEEPKITVRFWIISILLALVSLSFLKIR, from the coding sequence ATGTTTTACTGGCTGTTTTATGCTGTTTTAGGCATTAACCTCTTTAAATACATAACGTTCAGGCTTTTGTATGCCACAATGACAGCTATTGTTGCCGGCTTTTTCATATATCCCAGGCTTAAAAAGTTTCTTGATGGTATGCAGTTTGAGCAAACAATTAAAGAGTTTATGCCAGAAACTCACAAAAAGAAGCGTGTTCCCACAATGGGTGGAGTGCTAATTCTTTCTGCGTTTACTCTCGCTGTGATTTTGTGGAACAGGCTGGATAATCTTTTTGTCTGGCTTGTTCTTTTTTCAGCTGTTGGGTTTGGTCTTATAGGCTTTGTTGATGACTATATAAAGGCGAAATTGAAAAATCCTGAAGGGCTTTCAGAGAAGAAAAAGCTGATATGTCAGATTATAGTTTCTTTTACAATTGCCGTAATTCTCTATGCTTCAGGTTTTTCAACAGTTCTTTACTTTCCGGTTTTTAAACATCTTCATTTAAATCTTGGAATTTTGTTTATTCTGTGGGTCATATTTGTGATAGTGGGAGCGTCAAATGCTGTGAATCTTACAGATGGTCTTGACGGTCTTGCAATAGGTCCTGTTATAACAACTTCTCTTGTTTTTCTTGTTTACGCGTACGTTGCAGGTCATGCAAGGTTTTCAAGCTACCTTCACCTTCCCTATATTTCCGGAGCCGGTGAGCTTTCTATAGTTTGTGGAGCGGTTATCGGTGCTTCTCTTGTATTTTTGTGGTTTAATACCTATCCAGCTGAAGTTTTTATGGGTGACGTTGGTTCTCTTGCACTTGGAGCTATTCTTGGAACAGTTGCGGTGATTGTTAAGCAGGAGTTTGTTCTTGCGATTGCCGGCGGAGTTTTTGTTATGGAGACAATCTCGGTTATCATTCAGAGACTTTATTTCAAGTACACAAAAAGGAGATTTGGTGAGGGAAGAAGAGTTTTCCTGATGGCACCTATCCACCACCATTTTGAGAAAAAGGGCTGGGAAGAACCGAAAATTACTGTAAGATTCTGGATAATATCTATCCTCCTTGCTCTTGTTTCTTTAAGTTTCTTAAAAATTCGCTGA
- a CDS encoding CBS domain-containing protein produces MPIKEIMVRNVVTAFPDETLESVVKKLYSKNVGCVVIVEDDKPIGIITDRDVAIRGFKKAPETPVKEIMTPKVITISEDDGIFELTKKFRNHGIRRIPVVDTTGKLKGIISIDDIFELLVTEFANLVGAIRSI; encoded by the coding sequence ATGCCGATAAAAGAGATAATGGTTAGAAATGTTGTAACAGCCTTTCCAGACGAAACTTTAGAGTCTGTTGTGAAAAAACTTTACTCAAAAAATGTAGGATGTGTCGTGATAGTTGAAGATGATAAACCTATAGGAATAATCACAGACAGGGACGTTGCTATACGAGGCTTCAAAAAAGCACCTGAAACACCTGTAAAGGAGATAATGACCCCTAAAGTCATAACCATCTCAGAAGATGATGGAATATTTGAGCTTACAAAAAAGTTTCGCAATCACGGAATAAGAAGAATACCTGTGGTTGACACAACCGGTAAATTGAAAGGTATAATTTCCATTGACGACATTTTTGAGCTTCTTGTTACAGAATTTGCCAATCTCGTAGGTGCTATAAGGAGCATTTAA
- a CDS encoding segregation and condensation protein A gives MYRVDIEVFEGPLDLLIYLIRKKDVSIYDIPISEITEEFLNYIETMKELNIPLASEFIVMAATLAKIKSEMLIPRDDDYDPRKAIVQAIEEYLKIKKGVKKLEELENIQAEKFSNNPADIVFQFQDKIKIDNTVEDLKNALISLLERKEEKPPIGISLNSEKFKVSVKIEYLRKVLNKKDVILFSELSEKASCKLEVIVYFLAILELCKMGEAAVCQQGEEIVVSKVCKLFTNNLLLTLESENPVKVGNPI, from the coding sequence ATGTATAGAGTTGATATTGAGGTTTTTGAAGGGCCCCTTGACCTTTTAATCTATCTCATAAGGAAAAAAGATGTAAGTATCTACGATATTCCGATTTCAGAGATTACAGAAGAGTTTTTAAACTACATAGAAACGATGAAAGAACTTAATATTCCTCTTGCCTCTGAATTTATAGTGATGGCGGCAACACTTGCAAAAATTAAATCTGAAATGCTTATTCCCAGAGATGACGATTACGACCCGAGAAAAGCGATAGTGCAGGCGATAGAAGAGTATCTTAAAATAAAAAAAGGCGTTAAAAAACTTGAAGAACTTGAAAATATTCAGGCGGAGAAGTTTTCAAACAATCCTGCAGACATAGTTTTCCAGTTTCAGGATAAAATTAAAATAGACAACACTGTGGAAGACCTTAAAAATGCTCTCATATCACTTCTTGAAAGAAAAGAGGAAAAACCGCCGATAGGTATCTCCCTTAACAGTGAAAAGTTTAAAGTATCAGTAAAAATTGAATACTTGAGAAAAGTTTTAAACAAAAAAGATGTGATTCTTTTTTCTGAACTTTCAGAGAAAGCATCATGCAAGCTTGAAGTTATAGTCTATTTCCTTGCAATCCTTGAACTTTGTAAAATGGGAGAGGCAGCAGTCTGTCAGCAGGGAGAGGAAATAGTTGTATCAAAAGTCTGTAAGCTTTTCACCAATAATCTCCTGCTTACTCTTGAGAGTGAGAACCCTGTAAAGGTAGGAAACCCTATCTAA
- a CDS encoding phage integrase N-terminal SAM-like domain-containing protein, with protein sequence MNKIEEFRKYLQDNGYSKSSVSTYIRAVEKFYLFLKFYGFTEKKFDEEKLVSFLSSTYKTRKSLYTAVSAISRYLSFVFKKRVKIGFDEIFVDDFREFKEISDEKFSEILEMVEKRRKKDLKFALYLILFLGLKPSEIVKISTFRLSFFGRVPAIDENGIKRLIVDDRLLKIIKEMEDENGVVRFKVKPDSLKVVFFRIVGKEFSVNDFRENYAYRLLKKGLPVDIVVEFSQVPLDRVSYLYRVLTLKSKQEIIGEKLTDF encoded by the coding sequence GTGAATAAGATTGAGGAATTCAGGAAATATTTGCAGGATAATGGTTATTCTAAAAGCTCTGTTTCCACATACATAAGAGCGGTTGAAAAGTTTTATCTTTTTTTAAAGTTTTACGGCTTTACTGAGAAGAAGTTTGATGAAGAAAAGCTTGTCTCTTTTCTTTCTTCCACATATAAAACAAGAAAGAGCTTATACACTGCAGTTTCAGCCATTTCAAGGTATCTTTCTTTTGTTTTTAAAAAGAGGGTAAAAATAGGGTTTGATGAGATTTTTGTTGATGATTTCAGGGAATTTAAAGAGATTTCCGATGAAAAATTTTCAGAAATTCTTGAAATGGTAGAGAAAAGAAGGAAAAAAGATTTGAAGTTTGCCCTTTATCTGATTCTTTTTCTCGGCTTAAAACCTTCGGAGATTGTAAAAATCTCCACCTTTCGTCTCAGTTTCTTTGGAAGAGTGCCTGCAATAGATGAAAACGGTATAAAAAGGCTTATAGTTGATGACAGGCTTTTAAAAATCATTAAAGAGATGGAGGATGAGAACGGAGTTGTTAGGTTCAAGGTAAAACCTGATAGTTTAAAGGTTGTGTTTTTTAGAATTGTTGGAAAGGAGTTTTCTGTTAACGATTTCAGGGAAAATTACGCTTATAGACTTTTGAAGAAAGGGCTTCCTGTTGATATTGTTGTTGAATTTTCACAGGTTCCTTTAGATAGGGTTTCCTACCTTTACAGGGTTCTCACTCTCAAGAGTAAGCAGGAGATTATTGGTGAAAAGCTTACAGACTTTTGA
- a CDS encoding DUF2334 domain-containing protein, which translates to MEFFNVSIHDVTKSSLSKVKRIKELLMEEGIEKITYLLIPNYHRGETITEIKEEIQELVSNGEPVLHGYTHKGKEYFKLSPMKLFTSNEGEFISFSEEELKKRLRKGKKILEEIGIRPKGFIPPAWLIKKSTIKTLKEEGFEFATNRYFVFNLKNEQKQFSPVVTFSCREPIQWLSKELFLLQTDLYARFLKAVRIAIHPCDIDNTEKVNLIKKAINDLKAVGQEKFLNEIAKGGQND; encoded by the coding sequence ATGGAATTTTTCAACGTTTCAATACACGATGTTACAAAAAGTTCTCTTTCAAAGGTTAAGCGGATAAAGGAACTTTTAATGGAAGAAGGAATAGAAAAAATAACCTATCTGCTAATTCCCAACTATCACAGGGGGGAAACCATTACAGAGATAAAAGAGGAGATACAGGAATTGGTTTCTAACGGAGAGCCTGTCCTTCACGGATATACCCACAAAGGGAAGGAGTATTTCAAGCTCTCTCCGATGAAACTTTTCACATCAAATGAAGGAGAATTTATCTCTTTTTCAGAAGAGGAGTTAAAAAAAAGGTTGAGGAAAGGAAAAAAGATACTGGAGGAGATTGGAATCAGACCTAAAGGATTCATCCCTCCTGCATGGCTTATAAAGAAAAGCACCATAAAAACATTAAAAGAGGAAGGATTTGAATTTGCAACAAACAGATACTTCGTCTTCAACCTTAAAAATGAGCAGAAACAGTTTTCACCTGTTGTAACGTTCAGCTGCAGAGAGCCGATTCAGTGGCTATCAAAAGAACTGTTTCTACTTCAGACAGACCTTTACGCAAGATTCTTAAAAGCTGTAAGAATCGCCATCCATCCCTGTGATATTGATAATACAGAAAAGGTTAATCTGATAAAAAAGGCTATCAACGACCTTAAAGCAGTCGGTCAGGAAAAATTTTTAAACGAAATAGCAAAGGGGGGACAAAATGATTAA
- a CDS encoding glycosyltransferase, translating into MIKVDMHLHSTASNRPAGFLSKKLGICESYSQPIKLYEKLMESGMTLFTLTDHDSIDGCLEIAHLPNVFISEEITAYFPEDRCKIHVLAYDINEEIHREIQKLKENVYDLVDYLNQQNVAFALAHPFYDMVGKLSKEHVEKFLLLFDTWEIYNGTRSRLSAVLTAKVALKFKWDDILKLADKHGFLKRKRKRISFIGGSDDHSGLDAGKTFTFVKAGETVEDLKLAIAECRTLPSGIHGSPKRLTHTVMNIAFQGANQKYNLGEFKHIFCNLFNIENGNEKKFSISKFIKNGKSEQFIKKIMGNTYEDAKDNVHARIYSFVNSLIPYALGRITKEESITFSTLTSSLGLSVLSLLPMATYAATYWQRALEKNKSKELYFALTGQQHIEGKMACFTDTFFEINGVARTYQKIIDVAKEEKLNLKVIVTDARGESDEYLKVFRPIASFPLPEYEEIPINIPNFLEILDYVEKENFDVIYAATPGVLGIVAFLVAKILNLPFVTTFHTDIPEYVYKYTEDHIAKDITWKLLSAFYNSSTKVLSPSQCYKNVLVENGVKEELVEVFQRGVDLQKFNPKYRKPDFFKKFDPSYKGEKVVLYVGRVSKEKEIDVFIEVARRMKDKKDVKFIIVGDGPYRKEAERKAENVIFTGYLEKEALSTAYASADIFLFPSTTETFGNVILEAYASGLPVLVSDKGASKENVIHKVTGFVVENNSVEKYINFIKTLLDDEMFYKKMRANALYYIKDKEYKKLLLEVIKTMSLGKIKRKEEEIEFLEGVIYETV; encoded by the coding sequence ATGATTAAAGTGGATATGCATCTTCACTCAACAGCATCAAATAGACCTGCAGGATTTTTATCAAAAAAACTCGGTATATGCGAAAGTTACTCCCAGCCGATAAAGCTTTACGAAAAACTTATGGAAAGCGGTATGACCCTTTTTACACTTACAGACCACGATTCAATTGACGGGTGCCTTGAAATAGCCCACCTGCCCAACGTTTTTATAAGCGAAGAGATAACTGCATATTTCCCTGAAGATAGATGTAAAATCCATGTACTTGCTTACGATATAAATGAAGAAATCCACCGTGAAATTCAGAAGCTAAAAGAAAACGTTTACGACCTTGTTGACTATCTCAATCAACAAAATGTTGCATTTGCACTTGCCCATCCCTTCTACGATATGGTTGGGAAGCTCTCCAAAGAGCACGTTGAAAAATTTTTACTCCTATTTGACACATGGGAAATCTATAACGGAACAAGGTCAAGACTCTCAGCTGTGCTAACTGCAAAAGTCGCTCTAAAATTTAAATGGGATGACATTCTTAAACTCGCAGACAAACACGGCTTTCTGAAAAGAAAAAGGAAAAGAATCTCCTTCATCGGCGGTTCAGATGACCACAGCGGGCTTGATGCAGGTAAAACTTTTACCTTTGTTAAAGCCGGAGAAACCGTTGAAGATTTAAAATTAGCAATAGCTGAATGCAGAACCCTGCCGTCAGGGATACACGGCTCACCAAAAAGATTAACCCACACAGTTATGAACATAGCTTTTCAGGGAGCAAACCAGAAGTATAACCTTGGAGAATTCAAACATATATTCTGCAATCTTTTCAATATTGAAAATGGTAATGAGAAAAAGTTCTCCATATCAAAATTTATCAAAAACGGAAAAAGTGAACAGTTTATAAAAAAGATAATGGGAAACACTTACGAAGACGCAAAAGACAATGTTCATGCCAGAATCTACTCATTTGTTAACTCATTAATCCCCTATGCTCTCGGTAGAATAACAAAGGAAGAAAGTATCACTTTCTCAACACTAACATCCTCTCTTGGATTAAGCGTATTATCCCTTCTACCTATGGCAACTTATGCTGCTACCTACTGGCAGAGAGCCCTTGAAAAGAACAAATCAAAAGAACTTTACTTTGCCCTGACAGGACAGCAACACATTGAAGGAAAAATGGCGTGTTTCACCGATACTTTCTTTGAAATAAACGGTGTAGCAAGAACCTACCAGAAAATCATAGATGTAGCAAAAGAGGAGAAACTTAACCTTAAAGTTATCGTTACAGATGCAAGAGGAGAATCGGATGAGTATCTTAAAGTTTTCAGGCCGATAGCATCGTTCCCTCTTCCAGAGTATGAAGAGATTCCTATAAACATCCCGAACTTTCTTGAAATACTTGACTATGTAGAGAAAGAAAACTTTGATGTTATCTATGCAGCAACACCTGGAGTACTCGGGATAGTTGCATTTCTTGTGGCAAAAATCTTGAACCTACCCTTTGTAACAACATTTCACACAGACATTCCAGAGTATGTTTACAAATACACCGAAGACCACATAGCAAAAGATATAACATGGAAACTTTTATCTGCTTTTTACAACAGTTCAACAAAAGTTCTTTCTCCATCACAATGCTACAAAAATGTGCTGGTAGAAAATGGTGTTAAAGAAGAACTTGTTGAGGTGTTTCAAAGAGGTGTTGACCTTCAAAAGTTTAACCCAAAATACAGAAAACCGGATTTCTTTAAAAAGTTTGACCCATCATATAAAGGTGAAAAGGTGGTTCTCTATGTGGGCAGAGTATCAAAGGAGAAAGAGATAGATGTTTTCATTGAAGTTGCAAGAAGAATGAAAGATAAAAAAGATGTGAAATTCATTATTGTGGGAGATGGCCCTTACAGAAAAGAAGCGGAAAGAAAGGCAGAAAATGTAATCTTCACAGGATACCTTGAAAAAGAGGCACTTTCCACAGCTTATGCTTCTGCGGATATTTTCCTGTTCCCAAGCACAACAGAAACCTTTGGAAACGTCATCCTTGAAGCTTACGCAAGCGGCCTGCCTGTCCTTGTCTCAGACAAAGGAGCATCAAAGGAAAACGTTATTCATAAAGTTACCGGATTTGTAGTTGAAAACAACAGCGTAGAAAAATACATAAACTTCATAAAAACACTTCTTGATGACGAGATGTTTTATAAAAAGATGAGAGCAAATGCACTTTATTACATTAAGGATAAAGAGTACAAAAAGCTTCTACTTGAAGTCATAAAAACCATGTCTCTTGGAAAGATTAAAAGAAAAGAGGAAGAGATTGAATTTCTTGAAGGAGTAATCTATGAAACTGTTTGA